From a region of the Nyctibius grandis isolate bNycGra1 chromosome 12, bNycGra1.pri, whole genome shotgun sequence genome:
- the LOC137669547 gene encoding carbohydrate sulfotransferase 5-like isoform X1 has protein sequence MQFKNRYLLLFSIHFLLWKIRTFFFYCFSSVRMARIRIPSTIVILFVTVQTGFLLFMYARYSSFMPQSEEKPSQVHILILSSWRSGSSFVGQLFSQHPSVFYLMEPAWHVWVTMYQNGAKVLHMAVRDLVRSVFLCDMSVFDAYMPWKRNLSDLFQWAVSRALCSAPACDSFQRTDITSEMACKTLCGRYPFSKVEEACKTYSHVVIKEVRFFDLKVLYPLLTDPSLNLKIIHLVRDPRAVVKSREQSVKALARDNGIVLSTNGTKVEDSKYKVMQEICRSHVQIYETATLKPPSFLKDRYLMIRFEDLVRDPLSEISEMYKFADLSLTPTLKSWIYNITHGQGPGKKKEAFKITSRDAVSVSQAWRNVLSFQKIKKIQEVCKGAINMLGYQLVDSEKEQRDLSLDLVLPRRQNQFSWSSFNSKHGDILFERSGRRG, from the exons atgcagttcaAAAATAGATACCTGCTTTTATTCTCTATACACTTTTTACTTTGGAAGATCAGAACTTT ctttttttattgcttttcctcGGTGAGAATGGCAAGGATTCGGATTCCTAGCACAATCGTTATACTTTTTGTTACGGTTCAGACTGGATTCTTACTCTTCATGTATGCCCGGTACAGTAGCTTCATGCCTCAGTCTGAGGAGAAACCATCTCAAGTCCACATCCTCATTCTCTCCTCCTGGCGGTCAGGATCTTCTTTTGTCGGTCAACTTTTCAGCCAGCACCCCAGCGTCTTCTACCTGATGGAGCCCGCGTGGCACGTGTGGGTTACGATGTACCAGAATGGTGCCAAGGTCTTGCACATGGCAGTGCGGGACCTTGTCAGGTCGGTCTTTCTGTGTGACATGTCTGTGTTTGATGCTTACATGCCTTGGAAAAGAAACTTATCCGATCTTTTCCAGTGGGCAGTGAGTCGGGCTCTGTGTTCAGCTCCTGCTTGTGACTCCTTTCAGCGTACTGACATAACCAGTGAAATGGCATGCAAGACTCTTTGTGGACGGTACCCATTCAGCAAGGTGGAGGAAGCCTGTAAAACTTACAGCCATGTTGTCATCAAGGAGGTTCGATTCTTTGACTTGAAGGTCCTCTACCCCCTTCTCACTGATCCGTCTCTGAATCTCAAAATTATTCACTTGGTCCGTGACCCCCGGGCAGTCGTCAAGTCACGGGAACAATCGGTCAAAGCATTAGCCCGTGACAATGGAATTGTTTTGAGTACCAATGGCACTAAAGTGGAAGACAGCAAATACAAAGTAATGCAAGAGATTTGTAGAAGTCATGTTCAGATTTATGAAACGGCTACTCTAAAACCACCTAGTTTCCTTAAAGATCGCTATTTAATGATCCGTTTTGAAGATCTGGTAAGAGATCCGTTGTCAGAAATCTCAGAAATGTATAAATTTGCAGATCTTAGTTTGACCCCCACGCTCAAAAGCTGGATCTATAATATCACACATGGACAgggaccaggaaaaaaaaaagaagccttcaAAATCACATCTCGAGATGCAGTTAGTGTTTCACAGGCCTGGAGAAATGttctttccttccagaaaattaagaaaatacaggaagTTTGCAAAGGTGCTATAAACATGCTTGGCTATCAGCTGGTGgattcagaaaaagaacagagagatCTGTCATTGGATTTAGTGTTGCCAAGAAGACAAAATCAATTCAGTTGGTCATCATTTAATTCAAAGCACGGAGACATTCTTTTTGAGAGATCTGGGCGGCGCGGGTAG
- the LOC137669547 gene encoding carbohydrate sulfotransferase 5-like isoform X2: MARIRIPSTIVILFVTVQTGFLLFMYARYSSFMPQSEEKPSQVHILILSSWRSGSSFVGQLFSQHPSVFYLMEPAWHVWVTMYQNGAKVLHMAVRDLVRSVFLCDMSVFDAYMPWKRNLSDLFQWAVSRALCSAPACDSFQRTDITSEMACKTLCGRYPFSKVEEACKTYSHVVIKEVRFFDLKVLYPLLTDPSLNLKIIHLVRDPRAVVKSREQSVKALARDNGIVLSTNGTKVEDSKYKVMQEICRSHVQIYETATLKPPSFLKDRYLMIRFEDLVRDPLSEISEMYKFADLSLTPTLKSWIYNITHGQGPGKKKEAFKITSRDAVSVSQAWRNVLSFQKIKKIQEVCKGAINMLGYQLVDSEKEQRDLSLDLVLPRRQNQFSWSSFNSKHGDILFERSGRRG; encoded by the coding sequence ATGGCAAGGATTCGGATTCCTAGCACAATCGTTATACTTTTTGTTACGGTTCAGACTGGATTCTTACTCTTCATGTATGCCCGGTACAGTAGCTTCATGCCTCAGTCTGAGGAGAAACCATCTCAAGTCCACATCCTCATTCTCTCCTCCTGGCGGTCAGGATCTTCTTTTGTCGGTCAACTTTTCAGCCAGCACCCCAGCGTCTTCTACCTGATGGAGCCCGCGTGGCACGTGTGGGTTACGATGTACCAGAATGGTGCCAAGGTCTTGCACATGGCAGTGCGGGACCTTGTCAGGTCGGTCTTTCTGTGTGACATGTCTGTGTTTGATGCTTACATGCCTTGGAAAAGAAACTTATCCGATCTTTTCCAGTGGGCAGTGAGTCGGGCTCTGTGTTCAGCTCCTGCTTGTGACTCCTTTCAGCGTACTGACATAACCAGTGAAATGGCATGCAAGACTCTTTGTGGACGGTACCCATTCAGCAAGGTGGAGGAAGCCTGTAAAACTTACAGCCATGTTGTCATCAAGGAGGTTCGATTCTTTGACTTGAAGGTCCTCTACCCCCTTCTCACTGATCCGTCTCTGAATCTCAAAATTATTCACTTGGTCCGTGACCCCCGGGCAGTCGTCAAGTCACGGGAACAATCGGTCAAAGCATTAGCCCGTGACAATGGAATTGTTTTGAGTACCAATGGCACTAAAGTGGAAGACAGCAAATACAAAGTAATGCAAGAGATTTGTAGAAGTCATGTTCAGATTTATGAAACGGCTACTCTAAAACCACCTAGTTTCCTTAAAGATCGCTATTTAATGATCCGTTTTGAAGATCTGGTAAGAGATCCGTTGTCAGAAATCTCAGAAATGTATAAATTTGCAGATCTTAGTTTGACCCCCACGCTCAAAAGCTGGATCTATAATATCACACATGGACAgggaccaggaaaaaaaaaagaagccttcaAAATCACATCTCGAGATGCAGTTAGTGTTTCACAGGCCTGGAGAAATGttctttccttccagaaaattaagaaaatacaggaagTTTGCAAAGGTGCTATAAACATGCTTGGCTATCAGCTGGTGgattcagaaaaagaacagagagatCTGTCATTGGATTTAGTGTTGCCAAGAAGACAAAATCAATTCAGTTGGTCATCATTTAATTCAAAGCACGGAGACATTCTTTTTGAGAGATCTGGGCGGCGCGGGTAG